A DNA window from Coffea arabica cultivar ET-39 chromosome 6c, Coffea Arabica ET-39 HiFi, whole genome shotgun sequence contains the following coding sequences:
- the LOC140007964 gene encoding uncharacterized protein, with the protein MENRFKLRISRMFRSSFGSCRSKNITDAVEKPVFLPENPQRQFIELLSPKPRPFPSLCRPQHPQTFRTHDHLQTCISNKILKKPLLLSASTEDSRRTTTQDGQKCPPASPISPLINTFYQFQDHAATATATPSKHKEKKSKRASINNRRVRSRSKSSFLLDELPACSYNGLFSSDEDDDDDDDKTTMFSSRSLSSDSSESFRRNKTCKSNRKPRQRRNYHYAGGPNPLAVPELKGKVKDSFAVVKRSSDPYNDFRTSMVEMIVERQMFSGKDLENLLQCLLSLNSYHHHRVIIEVFTDIWEALFANSPS; encoded by the coding sequence atggaaaaccggttcAAACTGCGAATCTCTCGCATGTTCCGGTCATCATTCGGGTCATGCCGCTCCAAAAACATCACCGACGCAGTCGAAAAACCCGTTTTTCTCCCCGAAAACCCGCAGCGCCAGTTCATCGAGCTTTTGTCTCCAAAGCCCCGTCCATTTCCTTCCCTCTGCAGACCACAACACCCTCAGACTTTCCGAACTCACGATCATCTACAAACCTGTATTTCCAACAAAATCTTGAAAAAACCCCTACTCCTCTCAGCGTCAACCGAGGATAGTCGTCGTACTACTACTCAGGATGGTCAAAAATGTCCGCCTGCATCCCCCATTTCGCCTCTGATCAACACTTTCTACCAGTTTCAAGATCATGCGGCGACGGCGACGGCGACGCCTTCGAAGCAcaaagaaaagaagagcaaaAGGGCTAGTATAAACAACAGAAGAGTTCGTTCGAGAAGCAAAAGTAGTTTTCTACTTGATGAACTTCCAGCTTGTAGCTACAATGGCTTGTTTAGTAGCGATGAAGATGACGACGACGACGATGATAAAACGACCATGTTTTCTTCAAGATCACTCTCCTCTGACTCTTCCGAGTCtttcagaagaaacaaaacGTGTAAGAGCAACAGGAAGCCTCGGCAGAGGAGAAATTATCATTACGCAGGCGGTCCAAATCCATTAGCAGTGCCGGAATTGAAGGGGAAAGTGAAGGACAGTTTTGCAGTGGTGAAGCGTTCGAGTGACCCGTACAACGATTTCAGGACATCAATGGTGGAAATGATTGTGGAAAGGCAGATGTTTTCTGGAAAGGATTTGGAGAACTTGTTGCAGTGCTTGTTATCTTTGAACTCTTATCATCATCACAGGGTTATCATTGAAGTTTTCACTGACATTTGGGAAGCCTTGTTCGCTAACTCCCCGTCCTAG
- the LOC140008419 gene encoding polyol transporter 5-like: MEEGGGVKSATDARETAALESQSQSTNQSPPRLNKYALACAVLASTNSILLGYDIGVMSGAVLYIKDALKISSVKVEILVGTLNVCSLIGSFASGKTSDWIGRRYTIVLAALTFLIGALLMGLAPSFPFLMAGRVIAGIGVGSSLMIAPVYSAEVSPAMTRGFLTSLPEVFINVGILLGYIFNYAFSGLPPHINWRLMLGLAGFPAIAIAIGVMKMPESPRWLVMKGKTGEAKKVLIKTSDNEREAKERLDEITRAASLVVEDGTTSPNGSPKSELPSSNDWHGQGVWKELLRPSKPLRRILVAAIGINFFMQASGNDAVVYYTPSVFKSAGIHSRKGLVGVTVIMGIAKTSFVLVSALFLDHYGRRPLLLMGTTGMAFSLAGLGIGSTFLQRSRRKPLWAIALCVLAVCSDVSFFSIGLGPITWVYSSEIFPMRLRAQGSSLAISVNRLVSGVVSMTFLTISTKITFGGVFFVLSGIMVAATIFFYFCLPETKGKSLEEIEALFEDADKNKHKV, from the exons ATGGAAGAAGGAGGCGGAGTGAAATCAGCTACGGATGCCAGGGAGACGGCGGCACTAGAGTCACAGTCCCAATCCACCAACCAGAGCCCTCCTCGCCTTAACAAGTATGCCTTGGCATGTGCCGTTTTGGCTTCCACCAATTCCATTCTTCTGGGCTACG ACATCGGGGTGATGAGCGGAGCAGTGCTGTACATCAAGGATGCGCTCAAGATTTCATCAGTTAAGGTAGAGATTTTGGTGGGCACACTCAACGTGTGTTCTTTGATTGGATCATTCGCCTCCGGCAAGACTTCCGATTGGATAGGCCGGCGTTACACCATTGTCTTGGCCGCCTTGACATTCTTGATCGGTGCACTACTAATGGGACTGGCCCCCTCGTTCCCCTTCCTCATGGCCGGAAGGGTCATTGCCGGTATCGGAGTGGGATCCTCTCTCATGATTGCACCGGTGTACTCCGCCGAGGTATCTCCCGCCATGACGCGCGGCTTCCTCACATCACTCCCTGAAGTGTTTATTAACGTAGGCATATTACTGGGATATATCTTCAACTACGCATTCTCAGGGCTTCCACCACACATTAACTGGAGGCTAATGCTTGGCCTGGCCGGCTTTCCGGCCATTGCTATAGCTATTGGGGTGATGAAAATGCCGGAATCACCCCGGTGGCTAGTCATGAAGGGCAAGACTGGAGAAGCCAAGAAGGTGTTGATCAAAACTTCTGATAATGAGCGAGAAGCCAAGGAAAGGCTTGACGAAATAACCAGAGCTGCTTCTTTGGTGGTTGAAGATGGTACTACTAGTCCAAATGGAAGCCCAAAATCAGAATTGCCCAGCTCAAATGATTGGCACGGACAGGGGGTCTGGAAGGAACTTCTAAGGCCTTCTAAGCCGCTTCGCAGGATTCTTGTCGCCGCCATTGGGATAAACTTTTTCATGCAAGCCTCGGGCAATGATGCAGTTGTTTACTACACGCCTTCGGTGTTTAAGTCCGCCGGAATTCATAGCCGGAAGGGGCTTGTTGGGGTCACGGTCATAATGGGAATAGCCAAGACTTCCTTTGTGTTGGTTTCAGCTCTCTTCTTGGATCACTATGGTAGGAGGCCCTTGTTATTAATGGGAACGACGGGCATGGCCTTTTCGCTGGCTGGGTTGGGAATTGGGTCCACGTTCCTTCAGCGTTCTCGCAGGAAGCCTTTGTGGGCAATTGCACTGTGTGTGCTAGCTGTTTGTTCTGACGTGTCCTTCTTTTCAATTGGGCTTGGTCCGATTACCTGGGTATACTCTTCCGAAATTTTCCCAATGAGATTGCGGGCCCAAGGTTCCAGCCTAGCGATCTCAGTCAATAGGCTGGTTAGTGGGGTGGTGTCTATGACATTTCTTACCATTTCAACGAAGATAACGTTTGGGGGTGTGTTCTTTGTACTTTCAGGAATAATGGTGGCAGCTACCATCTTCTTCTACTTTTGCTTACCAGAAACAAAGGGCAAGAGTCTAGAGGAGATAGAGGCACTATTTGAGGACGCAGATAAGAATAAGCATAAGGTTTGA
- the LOC113693961 gene encoding uncharacterized protein yields MVHGSLALLSTTLPSSSSNYSPLANPDWPSSSSSRLFSVFIRNSGLRNFKLRASFKQQQSKLVEADNGSAEHFLENNSIADFMRFIKRSSNSKSSDDAEGGSYRSSELQTAVVSYRKKFPWSLLQPFLQVDLVSTIHIADKEYFETLQKELELYDCVLYEMVASRESLESRRNHAAKKKLKGSASRGFNILGCIQRQMANFLMLDFQLDCIDYQAENWYHADLDFETFKLLQHEKGESFFTFARDMTLRSTRAIVQPTSIPEDLGPWRSKLLWASRVLPMPLVGLFIIGSVCTDVGNQASEFPELEALSRLDFGAAMKVFLAKRLTSEFTQVTADVEERSVIIGERNRAATEALDRAIAEGHNKVAILYGGGHMPDLGRRLREEFDLVPSRVQWITAWSIKGHNLRSSSLPFLKKMAEVLGWPLNRYQTLALLIFSSVLALDLWFWELLFGTAVNWFSHVASDIIGVVYSAKVT; encoded by the exons ATGGTTCATGGCTCCCTGGCTCTACTATCTACAACGCTACCATCGTCGTCATCAAATTATTCACCACTCGCTAACCCCGATTGGCCCTCCTCCTCGTCCTCCCGCCTTTTCTCCGTATTTATCCGAAATTCTGGGCTCAGAAATTTCAAGCTGAGGGCCTCCTTCAAGCAGCAGCAGTCGAAATTAGTGGAAGCCGATAATGGGTCGGCTGAGCATTTTCTGGAGAACAATTCCATTGCAGATTTCATGAGGTTCATCAAGCGAAGCTCAAATTCCAAGTCTAGTGATGATGCAGAGGGAGGAAGCTATAGAAGTTCTGAGTTGCAGACTGCCGTTGTTAGTTATCGCAAGAAGTTCCCTTGGTCCCTTCTTCAACCATTTCTTCAG GTTGATTTGGTTTCGACTATACACATTGCAGATAAAGA GTACTTTGAGACCCTGCAAAAAGAACTTGAATTGTATGATTGTGTCCTTTATGAGATGGTTGCTAGCAGAGAAAGTCTAGAAAGCAGAAGAAATCATGCTGCTAAAAAGAAACTTAAAGGTTCAGCCTCAAGGGGATTTAATATTCTTGGCTGCATTCAGAGGCAGATGGCTAATTTTCTTATGCTTGATTTCCAGTTAGATTGTATTGACTACCAGGCTGAGAACTGGTACCATGCAGATCTTGATTTTGAAACCTTTAAGTTACTTCAG CATGAAAAAGGTGAGAGCTTCTTTACATTTGCCAGAGATATGACACTTAGATCGACAAGGGCCATTGTGCAGCCTACATCAATTCCAGAAGATCTTGGTCCTTGGAGATCCAAACTTTTATGGGCTTCTCGAGTGCTGCCCATGCCTCTTGTTGGACTCTTCATCATTGGAAGTGTTTGCACAGATGTGGGAAACCAGGCATCTGAATTTCCAGAATTGGAAGCATTGTCCAGGCTTGATTTTGGTGCTGCAATGAAGGTTTTTCTTGCAAAAAGGCTAACGTCTGA GTTCACACAAGTGACGGCTGATGTAGAGGAGAGATCTGTAATCATTGGTGAGAGAAACAGAGCTGCAACAGAAGCACTTGACAGAGCAATTGCTGAAGGTCATAACAAGGTTGCTATACTTTATGGGGGAGGGCACATGCCAGACCTGGGACGGCGATTGAGGGAGGAATTTGACCTTGTCCCATCTCGAGTGCAGTGGATAACAGCTTGGTCCATAAAGGGCCATAACCTAAGAAGTAGCTCCCTTCCCTTTTTGAAGAAAATGGCAGAAGTCTTGGGTTGGCCTCTAAACCGTTATCAGACTCTGGCACTGCTCATCTTTTCATCTGTCCTGGCATTGGATCTCTGGTTCTGGGAACTCCTCTTTGGTACTGCTGTTAATTGGTTTTCACATGTTGCTTCAGACATTATTGGAGTTGTTTATAGTGCAAAAGTCACATGA
- the LOC113693857 gene encoding ribulose bisphosphate carboxylase/oxygenase activase, chloroplastic isoform X1 codes for MQKLKDQRSRSSKPTTIHGLAQSGDLIAFQKLLRDNPSLLNDRNPVMAQTPLHVSAGYNNVEIIKLLLDWAGPEKVELEAKNMYGETPLHMAAKNGCNGAAKMLLAHGASIEAKANNGMTPLHLAVWHSLRAEDYSTVKTLLEYNADCSAKDNEGLTPLNHLSQSHGSEKLREILHKHLEEQRKRKAIEACSETQAKMDALENELSNIVGLDELKVQLRKWAKGMLLDERRRALGLKVGARRAPHMAFLGNPGTGKTMVARVLGKLLHMVGILPTDRVTEVQRTDLVGEFVGHTGPKTRRKIQEAEGGILFVDEAYRLIPMQKADDKDYGVEALEEIMSVMDSGKVVVIFAGYSEPMKRVISSNEGFCRRVTKFFIFNDFSSEDLAKILHLRMTNQVENSLLYGFKLHPSCSIDAVAALIDRETTEKQRQEMNGGLVDPMLVNARENLDLRLSFDCIDTDELLTIRLEDLEAGLVLLSQ; via the exons ATGGCACAGACACCACTTCATGTTTCTGCTGGTTACAACAATGTTGAAATAATTAAGCTTCTGCTTGATTGGGCTGGACCAGAAAAGGTGGAGTTGGAGGCCAAGAATATG TATGGGGAGACCCCACTGCACATGGCTGCTAAAAATGGATGTAATGGAGCTGCAAAGATGCTCCTAGCTCATGGTGCCTCTATAGAAGCCAAAGCAAAT AATGGCATGACCCCGTTGCATCTTGCTGTTTGGCATTCACTTCGAGCAGAAGATTATTCAACTGTTAAGACATTGCTCGAATATAATGCCGATTGCAGTGCCAAAGATAAT GAGGGTCTGACTCCTTTGAATCATCTTTCACAAAGCCATGGGAGTGAAAAATTACGTGAAAttctccacaaacaccttgaaGAGCAGAGAAAGCGTAAAGCTATTGAAGCATGCAGCGAGACTCAAGCAAAGATGGATGCACTGGAAAATGAGTTATCAAACATAGTTGGACTAGATGAGCTCAAAGTACAACTCCGAAAATGGGCAAAGGGGATGCTCTTGGATGAGAGGCGACGCGCACTTGGACTAAAAGTTGGTGCTAGAAGGGCACCTCACATGGCCTTCTTGGGAAATCCTGGAACAG GTAAGACTATGGTAGCACGAGTGCTTGGAAAATTACTCCACATGGTTGGAATTCTTCCTACCGACAGGGTAACAGAAGTGCAGCGAACAGATTTAGTTGGGGAGTTTGTGGGTCACACAGGACCAAAGACAAGGAGAAAG ATACAAGAAGCTGAAGGTGGAATTCTTTTCGTGGATGAAGCCTACAGACTCATACCCATGCAGAAGGCAGATGATAAAGACTACGGGGTGGAGGCTCTAGAAGAAATAATGTCAGTCATGGATAGTGGAAAAGTTGTTGTAATCTTTGCTGGCTACAGTGAACCAATGAAGCGCGTGATTTCTTCAAATGAAGGCTTCTGCAGAAGGGTAacaaagttttttatttttaacgaCTTCAGTTCTGAGGATCTTGCCAAGATTCTTCATCTTAGAATGACTAATCAAGTTGAGAATAGCTTGTTGTATGGATTTAAGTTGCACCCCTCGTGTAGCATAGATGCTGTTGCAGCACTTATAGACAGAGAAACAACGGAAAAGCAGCGCCAGGAAATGAATGGAGGTCTAGTAGATCCGATGCTAGTCAATGCAAGAGAAAATTTGGATTTGAGGCTCAGTTTTGACTGCATAGATACAGATGAATTACTTACAATTAGGTTGGAGGATTTAGAAGCTGGTCTCGTGTTGCTATCTCAATGA